The following DNA comes from Cryobacterium psychrophilum.
TCGAGCATCCCGTCGAGATCAAGGCCGGTATGGTCTTCGCACTGGAGACCTACTGCCCGGCCTCCGACGGCGTCTCGGCCGCCCGGATCGAAGAGGAGGTCGTGATCACAAACAACGGCGCGCAGGTGCTCACGAAGTTCCCTGCCCAGGAGCTTTTCGTTGCCAACCCGTACAAGAAGTTCTACTGATCGCGCGGGCGCACACAGATGGGGCGGGCCCGCGGGCCCGCCCCATCTGTGTGCCGTCTCTCAGCGCCGCCGAATCAGGCCTTCCACACTGTCTTCAGGTTGCAGAACTCCTGGATTCCCGCGGCGGCGAGCTCTCGCCCGTAGCCGGAGTCTTTGATGCCGCCGAACGGCAGCTCCGGGTACGACACTGTCATACCGTTGATGAAGACCGCGCCGGCATCCACCGCGCGCACGAAGAACGACTCCTCGGTGGCGTCGTGGGTCCAGACTGAGGAGCTCAGGCCGAAGGTCGTCTGGTTGGCGATCGCGACGGCCTCGTCGCGGTCGGCGACCCGGTACAGCGTGGCGACCGGCCCGAAGGCCTCCTCCATCACGAGGCGCATGTCGTTCGTGAGTCCGGCGAGCACGGTTGGTTCGTAGAACCAGCCGGCGCGGTCGGGCACCCGGCCGCCGGTGACGACTGTGGCGCCCTTCGCCACGGCATCCGCCACGAGCTCCGCGATCTCGTCGCGGCCGGACTCGGTCGCGAGCGGGCCGACGTCGGTGGCCTCGTCCTTCGGGTCACCGACGGTGAGCGCGGCCATCTTCTCGCCGAAGAGGCGGGTGAACTCGTCGTAGACGTCGCTGTGCACGATGAACCGTTTCCCGGCGATGCAGGATTGGCCGTTGTTTGATACCCGCGCCTTCACCGCGGTGCTGGATGCCGCGTCAAGGTCAGCCGAGGGCATGACGATGAACGGGTCGGATCCGCCGAGCTCGAGCACGGCCTTCTTCACCTGCTCGCCGGCGACGGTGGCGACTGAGCGACCGGCGGGCTCGGAGCCGGTGAGGGTCACGGCCTTGACCCTCGGGTCCTGAATCACCGCGGCGACCTCGCGGGCGCCGATGAGCAGCGTGCGGAAGGAGCCGGTCGGGAATCCGCCGCGCTCGAACAGGGTGTCGAGGTAGATCGCGGTCTGCGGCACGTTCGAGGCGTGCTTGAGTAGGCCCGTGTTGCCGGCCATGAGCGCGGGCGCGGCGAAGCGGATGACCTGCCAGAGCGGGTAGTTCCACGGCATCACGGCGAGCACGACGCCGAGCGGGTCGTACCGCGTCCAGGCGCTGGTCGCGTTCACGGCGGCGGGGTCGGCGAGCTGCTCGTCGGCGAGGAATGAGGAGGCGTGCTCGGCGTAGAAGCGCATGTTTTTCGCGCATTTGAGCACTTCGGCCCGGGACTGCGCGATGGGCTTGCCCATCTCCACCGTCAGCAGCGTCGCGAGCTCGTCGAGGTCGCCCTCGATCAGCTCGGCGGCGGCCCGCATCCAGCCGGCCCGCTCGGGGTAGTCGGTGGCGCGCAGGGCCGCGTGGGCGGCATCCGCCTCGCCGATCCGGTGCTCGATCTCCTCGGCGGTGTGCGCCTCGAACTCCTGCTCTGTCAGTCCTGTGGTGGGGTTTACGGTCGCGATCGCCATGGGGTGCCTTTCATTTGGAGTGTGCCTCTCGGCTCGTGGGGAGGTCGAAGACCTCCGGATGCCGCGCGAGCTGGAGCCGGGTACGGCGGATGTGTGACTCGACGACGCGCTCGGCGCCGTCTGCGTCGCCCTCGCGCAGGGCTGTCGTGAGCAGGTGGTGCTCGTCGTGCATGATCCGCCGACGGTCGT
Coding sequences within:
- a CDS encoding NADP-dependent succinic semialdehyde dehydrogenase gives rise to the protein MAIATVNPTTGLTEQEFEAHTAEEIEHRIGEADAAHAALRATDYPERAGWMRAAAELIEGDLDELATLLTVEMGKPIAQSRAEVLKCAKNMRFYAEHASSFLADEQLADPAAVNATSAWTRYDPLGVVLAVMPWNYPLWQVIRFAAPALMAGNTGLLKHASNVPQTAIYLDTLFERGGFPTGSFRTLLIGAREVAAVIQDPRVKAVTLTGSEPAGRSVATVAGEQVKKAVLELGGSDPFIVMPSADLDAASSTAVKARVSNNGQSCIAGKRFIVHSDVYDEFTRLFGEKMAALTVGDPKDEATDVGPLATESGRDEIAELVADAVAKGATVVTGGRVPDRAGWFYEPTVLAGLTNDMRLVMEEAFGPVATLYRVADRDEAVAIANQTTFGLSSSVWTHDATEESFFVRAVDAGAVFINGMTVSYPELPFGGIKDSGYGRELAAAGIQEFCNLKTVWKA